One genomic window of Quercus lobata isolate SW786 chromosome 9, ValleyOak3.0 Primary Assembly, whole genome shotgun sequence includes the following:
- the LOC115960048 gene encoding uncharacterized protein LOC115960048, which yields MEELTKTWNSLTLSKCEGSNFRIKEEEAKTEFILAAKFLTKKALNIEAIAKTFTPLWRSKNDLRIKKESDHVVLFSFDDKSEMEKVMEAEPWSFDKRLMVLQWYGREMDVGDMEFRKVTFWVQVHDLPIRFWTKKIAEQLCEAIGEVNKEIAEAESEGDNFMRVQVTIDITQPLSRGKVVLLDSGKELWVHFKYERLPSLCFWCGCLGHEDRDCELWVDSEGSLLPESQQFGP from the coding sequence CGAAATGTGAAGGATCAAACTTTCGCATCAAGGAGGAGGAGGCGAAAACGGAGTTTATTTTAGCAGCTAAATTCTTAACTAAAAAAGCTCTTAATATAGAAGCCATAGCAAAGACTTTCACTCCCCTTTGGAGATCGAAAAACGACCTCAGAATTAAAAAGGAAAGTGACCAtgtggttttattttcttttgatgataAGAGCGAGATGGAGAAAGTTATGGAAGCTGAGCCCTGGAGTTTTGATAAACGTTTAATGGTCTTGCAATGGTATGGAAGGGAAATGGACGTAGGAGATATGGAGTTTAGAAAGGTGACATTTTGGGTGCAAGTTCATGATCTTCCAATAAGATTCTGGACAAAAAAGATTGCCGAACAGTTGTGTGAAGCGATTGGTGAGGTGAATAAAGAGATTGCTGAAGCAGAGTCAGAGGGAGATAATTTCATGAGGGTTCAGGTTACTATAGATATCACCCAACCTTTGAGTAGAGGAAAAGTGGTCTTACTTGACAGTGGTAAGGAACTGTGGGTGCATTTCAAGTATGAGAGGCTTCCAAGTTTGTGCTTCTGGTGTGGATGCTTGGGGCATGAAGATAGGGACTGCGAACTATGGGTGGATAGTGAAGGAAGCCTCCTGCCTGAGTCACAGCAATTCGGCCCCTAG